Proteins encoded in a region of the Nocardia asteroides genome:
- the eccE gene encoding type VII secretion protein EccE, whose amino-acid sequence MAEPAGAGPRPLLGRISMQNLLIAQIIGLFAGVVALFAGLPGLPALGVAVVVALIPLIPVAKRTLLDWVATWWRYLTHRDYELGDTVDFRGADGRSLGLFWDGSRVATVVEVLPPPGGLTRIARTTVHASHLLPLAELAKCLNQHDILLSGIDIISHGHRSRSGTPAGKIYESLLGPLPATAHRTVWLAISFDAVACPEATARRGGGAEGASRAVTIATQRIMRTLEDAGCNARILTAPEIRKAVLQITSGYDPRTLEHRWRYAEIGNSVNVGSAVDPKRLDSDLLAQLWVAPSRGTTVAVRLRPGSSAESVSIGAAWRLTARELPEGSELPGMISMNGRHRDGLLAHLPIAVPGVDDTVPMIEHFIDVIDDLHLPSSGCGQLIGSDDEGNGVAVRIVGAGISTVYVAGELYLAQQLVFRALAVGERILIRTDRARAWENLVTTIGNPERLTIAVEIHQSDAGFTATVVDGVLAPAPHAGVTTIYVTGDPMGWPASRPDLAIQQPGAIGNHVVLRTGTAQVDLTLVSIPSEATYIGHPRGRRAVAAQ is encoded by the coding sequence ATGGCGGAACCGGCAGGCGCTGGACCACGACCGCTGCTGGGGCGCATCTCGATGCAGAACCTGCTGATCGCGCAGATCATCGGGCTGTTCGCCGGAGTCGTCGCACTGTTCGCCGGTCTGCCCGGGCTTCCCGCGCTCGGCGTGGCGGTGGTCGTCGCGCTGATACCGCTGATCCCGGTCGCCAAACGCACTCTGCTGGACTGGGTCGCCACGTGGTGGCGTTATCTGACCCACCGCGACTACGAGCTCGGCGACACCGTCGACTTCCGCGGCGCGGATGGACGCTCGCTCGGCTTGTTCTGGGACGGCAGCCGCGTGGCGACGGTGGTCGAGGTGCTGCCCCCGCCCGGCGGGCTGACCAGGATCGCCCGCACCACGGTGCACGCCTCGCACCTGCTCCCGCTGGCGGAGCTGGCCAAATGTCTCAATCAGCACGACATCCTGCTGAGCGGCATCGACATCATCAGCCACGGGCACCGCAGCCGTTCGGGCACGCCCGCGGGCAAGATCTACGAATCGCTGCTGGGCCCGCTGCCCGCCACCGCGCACCGCACGGTGTGGTTGGCGATCAGCTTCGACGCGGTGGCCTGCCCGGAGGCGACGGCCCGGCGCGGCGGCGGAGCCGAAGGCGCATCGCGGGCGGTCACCATCGCGACCCAGCGGATCATGCGCACACTCGAGGACGCCGGCTGCAACGCCCGCATCTTGACGGCGCCCGAGATCCGCAAGGCGGTCTTGCAGATCACCAGCGGCTACGACCCGCGCACGCTCGAACACCGCTGGCGCTACGCCGAAATCGGCAACAGTGTGAACGTCGGCAGCGCGGTGGATCCCAAGCGCCTGGACTCCGATCTGCTCGCGCAGCTGTGGGTCGCGCCGTCGCGCGGCACCACCGTGGCCGTGCGGCTGCGCCCCGGCAGTTCGGCCGAGTCGGTGAGCATCGGCGCCGCGTGGCGGCTGACCGCACGCGAGCTGCCCGAAGGGTCCGAACTGCCGGGCATGATCTCGATGAACGGACGCCACCGCGACGGACTGCTCGCCCACCTGCCGATCGCGGTTCCCGGCGTGGACGACACCGTCCCGATGATCGAGCACTTCATCGACGTGATCGATGACCTGCACCTGCCCTCGTCCGGCTGCGGCCAGCTGATCGGCTCGGACGACGAAGGCAACGGTGTCGCGGTCCGCATCGTCGGCGCCGGCATCTCGACGGTGTACGTCGCGGGTGAGCTGTACCTGGCGCAGCAGTTGGTGTTCCGCGCGCTCGCGGTCGGCGAACGGATCCTCATCCGCACCGACCGGGCGCGGGCATGGGAAAACCTGGTCACCACGATCGGGAACCCGGAGCGGCTGACCATCGCCGTCGAAATCCACCAATCCGACGCGGGATTCACCGCCACGGTGGTGGACGGCGTGCTCGCGCCCGCCCCGCACGCGGGCGTCACCACCATCTACGTCACAGGGGACCCGATGGGCTGGCCCGCCAGCCGTCCCGACCTGGCCATCCAGCAGCCCGGCGCGATCGGCAACCACGTCGTGCTGCGCACCGGCACCGCGCAGGTCGATCTGACGCTGGTGTCGATTCCCAGCGAGGCCACCTACATCGGCCACCCACGCGGCCGCCGCGCCGTTGCGGCCCAGTAG
- a CDS encoding NAD(P)H-dependent oxidoreductase produces MDTPLRLEVIVASVRPERFAPVVADWFLRTVRARPELDTGVIDLAHTPLPVELTENEHTTAYRARLRDADAFVVVTSEYNHGYPASLKTAFDTAKHEWRAKPIAFVSYGGLSGGLRAVEQLRQVVAEIHMVSVRETVSFHQAKKRFDEAGDTRDGAAIDAADRMLRQLAWWARTLRAARSADPYPG; encoded by the coding sequence GTGGATACCCCGTTGCGGCTCGAGGTCATCGTGGCCAGTGTGCGTCCGGAGCGGTTCGCGCCGGTGGTCGCGGATTGGTTCCTGCGTACGGTGCGCGCTCGCCCCGAATTAGACACGGGCGTCATCGATCTCGCACACACACCGTTGCCGGTCGAGCTCACCGAGAACGAGCACACCACGGCCTATCGCGCGCGACTGCGCGACGCCGACGCGTTCGTCGTCGTCACCTCCGAGTACAACCACGGCTATCCGGCATCGCTGAAGACGGCGTTCGACACCGCGAAACACGAGTGGCGCGCAAAACCCATCGCTTTCGTCTCCTACGGGGGCCTGTCCGGTGGCTTGCGGGCGGTGGAGCAGCTGCGTCAGGTCGTCGCCGAGATCCACATGGTGTCGGTCCGCGAGACGGTCAGCTTTCACCAGGCCAAGAAGCGGTTCGACGAGGCGGGGGACACTCGCGACGGCGCCGCGATCGATGCGGCGGACCGCATGTTGCGCCAATTGGCCTGGTGGGCCCGCACGTTGCGAGCCGCCAGAAGCGCCGACCCGTACCCAGGCTAG
- a CDS encoding NAD(P)H-binding protein, with translation MILVTGATGNVGAELVRTLSEAGEQVRALVRDPAKAALVPGAEAVTGDLNRPETLADALDGVDGMFLLPGYDDLPDLLDRAHKAGVRRVVLLSGGSAALRDMDNAVSRYMALSEDAVRASELTWTLLRPRQFMSNALRWLPQLASGDVVRVQFPGIRAGVIDPADIAAAAAAALTRDGLEGQALELTGPQALRPAEQVAVLGAVLNRPLVARELDDEETEAELAATMPREYVDAFLSFFVGGTLDEETLCPTVEQVTGRSPRTFEQWATAHAEEFATAPS, from the coding sequence ATGATTCTGGTAACCGGCGCCACCGGGAATGTCGGTGCGGAACTGGTGCGGACTCTGAGCGAAGCGGGTGAGCAGGTGCGAGCGCTGGTGCGCGATCCCGCCAAGGCCGCGCTCGTGCCGGGCGCCGAGGCCGTGACCGGCGATCTCAACCGACCGGAGACGTTGGCCGACGCCCTCGACGGCGTGGACGGCATGTTCCTGCTCCCCGGCTACGACGACCTGCCGGATCTGCTGGATCGCGCGCACAAGGCCGGAGTACGCCGGGTCGTGCTGCTGTCCGGGGGTTCGGCCGCGCTGCGGGACATGGACAATGCCGTGTCCCGCTACATGGCGCTGTCCGAGGACGCGGTGCGAGCATCCGAACTGACGTGGACTCTGCTGCGACCGCGGCAGTTCATGTCGAACGCGCTGCGCTGGCTGCCGCAATTGGCCTCGGGCGACGTTGTCCGCGTCCAGTTCCCGGGTATCCGGGCAGGAGTGATCGACCCCGCCGATATCGCGGCGGCCGCGGCCGCGGCGCTCACCAGGGACGGGTTGGAAGGACAGGCGCTCGAGCTCACCGGCCCGCAGGCGCTGCGACCGGCCGAGCAGGTCGCGGTGCTCGGCGCGGTGCTCAACCGGCCGCTGGTGGCGCGCGAACTCGACGACGAGGAGACCGAAGCCGAGTTGGCCGCCACCATGCCGAGGGAGTACGTCGACGCGTTTCTCAGCTTCTTCGTCGGGGGGACGCTGGACGAGGAGACGCTCTGTCCGACCGTCGAGCAGGTGACCGGCCGGTCGCCGCGCACTTTCGAGCAGTGGGCGACTGCTCACGCAGAAGAATTCGCGACGGCGCCGAGCTGA